Sequence from the Cucurbita pepo subsp. pepo cultivar mu-cu-16 unplaced genomic scaffold, ASM280686v2 Cp4.1_scaffold000270, whole genome shotgun sequence genome:
CCCAATCCCAATCCCCAAGATTTAGAGCCCCACCACTCTGCTCCTTCAATCAAAATAACTCCTCTGCCTCCGCCTCTGCATGCATCCAGCTTGCAATTTGCTTAGCGTCTATTATTATTCGTTCTACTGCCATGCATATGCATTGTTATGCCATTTCCTCTGTCTttcctaaaaactaaaaagcaCTTGGGTTCcttattcctttcttttcatttcttatatCTTATTTAGTCTTTTCCGTATGCAAATTAGTCAAGGGTGCCTTCCTTGGTGGCATgcatatgtgtgtgtgtgtgtgtggggtAACATCTTCTCCTCTCTTCACATACTCTCCCTCcctttactataaatactctcCAACTCTGCTTCGAGTTTTATACCCACTAATCTATTAACTGAAGGCCACGCCATTCCAAATCGAGAGACAAAGAGACAGAGAGATAGTGATGAATAAGGGAATGATGAGCGGCAAACCCAATTTGAGGAAGACTAGAACTTTTTTCCTGCACAAGAACCAAACCTCGATGCAGCAGGCAATCATTCCGAACCAACCAGCTGAATCCGGAGAAGAGCATAATAATCATTATATTGAGAAAGAGAGCCCCCCGGGGGCGGTGAAATTCCCAGTGTCCCCTCAGCTGATGAATGGGGAACAGATGGTCCATTTCAGTCACCCTCGACACCGCCTGTCCCGGATGTGTAATCTGAACCTGTTTACGTGCGGCGGGTGCAAGGAGTACGGCGCCGGCAACGGATTCAGTTGCCAACAATGTGATTTCCAGCTCCACGACTTCTGCGCCTTCTCCCCTCCGGCCCTCAAGGCCCACCCCTTCCATTCCCACCACCAGCTTCTCTTTTACTCCAAGCCAGGTGTGTGTGCTATATACTATACTATACATGCAGGGTTGGGCATTCATTAATTAAGTTTCTTTTATGATGCAGTGAAAGGGGGCATCATGCAGTCCAAGTGCGACATTTGCGCGAAGCCCATAAAAGGATTTG
This genomic interval carries:
- the LOC111784745 gene encoding uncharacterized protein LOC111784745, with product MNKGMMSGKPNLRKTRTFFLHKNQTSMQQAIIPNQPAESGEEHNNHYIEKESPPGAVKFPVSPQLMNGEQMVHFSHPRHRLSRMCNLNLFTCGGCKEYGAGNGFSCQQCDFQLHDFCAFSPPALKAHPFHSHHQLLFYSKPVKGGIMQSKCDICAKPIKGFAFRCGVCSFQMHPCCAMLSLEMKMPSVHPHPLRMVGATTSSVVEQASSLVGCGECKRRRSGRVYRCTVCDYQVHAVCAKSVKNGLREKGYKETEKASVLGTAARLASQVVVEFLGGIIEGLGEGVGEALVQNINGKAAPTPLHHR